One window of the Zea mays cultivar B73 chromosome 3, Zm-B73-REFERENCE-NAM-5.0, whole genome shotgun sequence genome contains the following:
- the LOC100502303 gene encoding uncharacterized protein isoform X14, translated as MDLAGMKRRELQALCKRHGLPAGGTNADLVGRLDAVLSGPAVVEEEVAGVPARKGCLKQTGGGATEAKKVTFGAEVGKARRLRSRVIWSPVVAKTRGKSARAGTDSAAEDGISADVGADVPVRRSRRNSFNPAEAEEAGEAVAVDRKPKRKNQENDEGVAVIAQARVTRRSNLEWSATVLPPAVEKKRGRQNAAESDVQKSALVEVTARTTRSRSIVPVVVPPTVVENKRRKTGDPQTTVELTMLSDVPRSDFPATRSLRNKIVHVNNSVVDETHTTRQLENKMRPSTRRHQQVASSPEDKGQKIPATSKSPLLRWSRRNYSEANSANSVNIKLAKDSSTAQPLAHHNSHSEDLEKQPAVKEPIKRSTRKSIALAALEKEKDVIEGKNPEAHVRRSTRKSVVQVKDTKSIVEETQYANSEDVAKQPATKGPARGLRRKSVITELHEKEKSLIAEKNMETDEAILTRKPVIPVKNIKAVGEGIQIGKGKDVDKQFVVKQPTRRSSRKSVLPDMLENNSGLLAPKMNAEMNVRRSTRKSVLPDMHNEKQDHHKMARNENLQSGKYQDGEKQQKVKDSIRQSRRSIATVLLEGQNNDEGKKFKNPTRRTTHKSHALNAVEEVSMDHIEVGEEGLKLRKRSRFLLEISSSANVSWKHQNAQISNEKDNTEGSQQASNCTTSKRRSSKKRRTTAPEEVMPFKVANDDIVIMEETKDTLEYNNESSSKVQEICQVNAAREEFSSGPLLVTVAPSDEICTVQSVAVVIPGSESGDDANQSSDKSKQPQEHSVTQTVDDHLSETRSGKLDQSTCITGLVSDNCVVSEDKTLMSEDREEQSPVSGEQRVSLEANANEPEEKNLANVTSTDLHTKSLQHDIDRIAKETDKDVLSLVFPIEEHEEKYGVSPIAVEKCVCREASACESARKPLTVIFSNNLHTKHLQHDCDVLIKETGEEVLAQENCNDQPVPAQTDQEIKLNDELADPDVLAQENCNDQPVPAQTDLEIKLHDELADPDHEEQSPVSGERRVSLEANANEPEEKNLANVISIDLHTKSLQHDNGRIAEETDKDVLSFVFPIEEHEEKYAVSPIAVEKSFRQEASAIESAGKPLTVIFSNDLHTKHLQHDCDVLIKETGEEVLAQENCNDQPVPAQTDLEIKLNDELADPDVLAQENCNDQPVPANEPEEKNLANVISTDLHTKTLQHDNDRIAEETDKDHEEQSNVFGERRVSLEANANEPEEKNLANVISTDLHTKTLQHDNDRIAEETDKDHEEQSNVSGERRVSLEANANEPEEKNLANVISTDLHTKTLQHDNDRIAEETDKDVSSLVFPIEEHEEKYAVSPIAVEKSVSREASACESAGKPLTVIFSNDLHTKHLQHDCDVLIKETGEEVLAQENCNDQPVLAQTDLETKLNDELADLAMESGCSITERNEGLVAHNLDQEGFLEATPECKQECGLPEETVISSKETGSLLCADQSPIGLESLFSQESIVESVGHCALASATTHTENGFDDSKDCHNKSALENVHVPEPCSHNDTKGGIFKNVDCMHTSQRDDRMEGVPEANTDEEHVLSAFLLDANHLNVVINSEEVVCEGEDSKELLHSEDCKASSEKTDVNDGNVYGISDAVVRCALHAPADDNYEIFLGPNTDVPRQVYNDGCSDVKEDRFASKPWTIDIIEDASVKERSNLKDWQLDSKLEGTEIVESGLYFNKDIGNILHSGSIGEITPSGSGLSKDSSVDYRGEVLDGFSMEASLERSSTRGEQNGCRLDAIENPSITLATSGYKHEGALSEEAVYTKKNYAGTCLSNPRELIMELQSHFSKENINESDPHDSLVFPTAENSADEQLVKVHHGSNLSQLGLTDLLDGPIGCSNTDVLCQCDNHKNQSNEDKVEEVEAVSAAKYIESEVVLLPSQERSNLNNEQLNTKLESPNIMGSCLNCDNDVCNTSDNGSVFVIGKRTPSASGLPEDYPKDSDLQQPVLDSFSVVSSFQDNISGKKTVSGVAGSEILSLSLATPDYKHEDGFSEEAVCRTKNYTGTSSVDPRHLDMEGHSIYSEGDTYQGPCQDLGRHEEQESCMSIPMQAKESGGVLRSSHTKGSVTAAQIDLAGDAHLIVSDNAAAKQVFSEEKEETKSISSSDIDILHEKSYSSGHDDHAACAAETQFYHPQKASISDGLHLGPSSLQVESLDALDSDILYVNTGVLEQHHKEGYYEPSVYQITSGICTMSEAEPFEVLETGKDVKTPSKLDEQLNPGLDGDEAEKHSLDCGTDTSPVMSKRTLSSPGSGPCQQYVNESTTSTQSTDNHPNDLPAPRSPEQSACFQNDNDSGSVGICQSSRRRGIDELCGKLQSFKVSSAVKGSYVAMGAPRPKPGDSTSRSAAALLRNIENTTAVKAGRPPVKPNADGKDSSRRALQPISGRPDSR; from the exons TCATATGGTCGCCGGTCGTTGCCAAGACAAGGGGGAAGTCTGCTCGAGCCGGTACTGATTCTGCTGCTGAAGACGGTATTTCTGCAGATGTGGGCGCTGATGTCCCAGTGAGGCGGTCCAGGAGGAATTCGTTCAATCCTGCCGAGGCTGAGGAAGCAGGAGAGGCTGTTGCTGTTGACAGGAAGCCCAAGCGCAAGAATCAGGAGAATGACGAGGGCGTTGCTGTTATCGCTCAGGCTAGAGTTACGAGAAGGTCAAATTTGGAGTGGTCTGCTACTGTATTGCCTCCTGCTGTTGAGAAGAAGAGAGGGAGGCAGAATGCAGCTGAGTCTGATGTGCAGAAGTCCGCTCTGGTGGAAGTAACAGCTAGGACTACAAGGTCTCGCTCAATCGTACCTGTTGTGGTGCCACCCACTGTGGTTGAGAACAAGAGGAGGAAGACTGGAGATCCACAAACAACTGTAGAGTTGACTATGCTTTCAGATGTGCCCAGAAGTGATTTTCCTGCCACCAGGTCTTTAAGGAACAAAATTGTCCACGTTAACAACAGCGTCGTGGACGAAACTCACACTACCAGGCAGTTGGAAAACAAGATGCGTCCGTCTACTCGTAGGCATCAACAGGTTGCATCTTCTCCGGAGGATAAAGGTCAAAAAATTCCTGCTACCAGTAAGTCCCCTCTACTGAGGTGGTCACGGAGAAACTATTCTGAGGCCAATAGTGCAAATTCAGTAAACATCAAATTGGCCAAAGACTCGAGCACAGCTCAGCCATTGGCACACCATAATTCTCATTCTGAAGATTTGGAGAAACAACCAGCAGTTAAAGAACCAATTAAACGGTCAACACGTAAATCTATTGCTTTGGCTGCACTTGAGAAAGAGAAGGATGTAATTGAAGGAAAGAACCCTGAAGCACATGTTAGGCGATCAACGAGGAAATCAGTTGTGCAGGTTAAAGATACCAAAAGTATTGTTGAAGAGACTCAATATGCTAACAGTGAAGATGTGGCGAAGCAACCAGCAACTAAAGGACCTGCTAGGGGGCTGAGACGTAAATCTGTTATCACAGAATTGCATGAGAAAGAGAAGAGTCTCATTGCCGAAAAGAACATGGAAACAGATGAAGCGATATTAACGCGGAAGCCTGTAATCCCAGTTAaaaatattaaagctgttggtgaAGGAATTCAAATTGGTAAGGGCAAAGATGTGGATAAACAATTTGTTGTGAAGCAACCTACTAGGCGATCATCGCGCAAATCTGTGCTGCCTGATATGCTTGAGAATAATAGTGGACTTCTAGCACCCAAAATGAATGCTGAGATGAATGTTAGGAGATCAACACGGAAGTCTGTTCTTCCTGACATGCATAATGAGAAGCAAGATCACCATAAAATGGCTAGAAATGAGAACTTGCAAAGTGGTAAATATCAAGATGGTGAGAAGCAACAGAAAGTAAAAGATTCTATTAGGCAATCAAGGAGATCTATCGCTACAGTGCTACTTGAGGGACAAAATAATGATGAAGGAAAAAAGTTCAAAAATCCTACGAGGAGGACAACACACAAATCTCATGCCCTTAATGCAGTTGAAGAGGTCAGCATGGATCACATTGAAGTTGGTGAAGAAGGCTTGAAATTGAGGAAGCGCAGTAGGTTTTTGCTGGAAATATCATCTTCAGCTAATGTTTCCTGGAAGCATCAGAATGCACAGATCTCTAATGAAAAAGATAACACAGAAGGATCGCAGCAGGCATCAAATTGCACAACTTCAAAGAGAAGGTCTTCAAAGAAGAGACGAACAACTGCTCCAGAAGAAGTGATGCCTTTCAAGGTGGCAAATGATGACATAGTTATCATGGAAGAAACAAAGGACACACTTGAATATAATAATGAGTCTAGTAGTAAAGTTCAAGAAATTTGTCAGGTTAATGCTGCAAGAGAAGAGTTCTCTTCAGGTCCATTGCTTGTAACAGTAGCTCCTAGTGACGAAATTTGCACAGTGCAGAGTGTAGCTGTGGTGATACCTGGGTCAGAATCTGGTGACGATGCAAATCAAAGTTCTGATAAGAGTAAGCAACCTCAGGAACATTCTGTCACTCAAACTGTTGATGACCATTTATCTGAAACAAGAAGTGGGAAATTAGATCAATCAACATGCATCACAGGATTAGTCTCTGACAATTGTGTTGTCTCAGAGGACAAAACATTGATGAGTGAAG ACCGTGAAGAGCAAAGCCCTGTGTCCGGAGAACAGAGAGTTAGCTTGGAAGCAAATGCCAATGAGCCTGAGGAAAAGAACCTAGCTAACGTCACATCAACTGATCTCCACACCAAAAGTCTGCAGCATGATATTGACAGAATAGCTAAAGAGACTGATAAAG ATGTTTTGTCTTTGGTTTTCCCTATTGAAGAGCATGAAGAAAAATATGGAGTGAGCCCTATAGCTGTTGAAAAGTGCGTCTGTCGTGAAGCAAGTGCATGTGAATCTGCACGAAAACCCCTAACCGTTATCTTTTCTAACAATCTCCACACCAAACATCTGCAACATGATTGTGATGTGCTAATTAAGGAGACTGGTGAAG AAGTTTTAGCTCAGGAGAATTGTAATGACCAGCCTGTTCCTGCCCAGACTGACCAAGAAATTAAGTTAAACGATGAACTTGCTGATCCGG ATGTTTTAGCTCAGGAGAATTGTAATGACCAGCCCGTTCCTGCCCAGACTGACCTAGAAATTAAGTTACACGATGAACTTGCTGATCCGG ACCATGAAGAGCAAAGCCCTGTATCCGGAGAACGGAGAGTTAGCTTGGAAGCAAATGCCAACGAGCCTGAGGAAAAGAACCTAGCTAACGTCATATCAATTGATCTCCACACCAAAAGTCTGCAGCATGATAATGGCAGAATAGCTGAAGAGACTGATAAAG ATGTTTTGTCTTTTGTTTTCCCTATTGAAGAGCATGAAGAAAAATATGCAGTTAGCCCTATAGCCGTTGAAAAGAGCTTCCGTCAGGAAGCAAGTGCAATTGAATCTGCAGGAAAACCCCTAACTGTCATCTTTTCTAACGATCTCCACACCAAACATCTGCAACATGATTGTGATGTGCTAATTAAGGAGACTGGTGAAG AAGTTTTAGCTCAGGAGAATTGTAATGACCAGCCTGTTCCTGCCCAGACCGACCTAGAAATTAAGTTAAATGATGAACTTGCTGATCCGG ATGTTTTAGCTCAGGAGAATTGTAATGACCAGCCTGTTCCTGCCAACGAGCCTGAGGAAAAGAACCTAGCTAACGTCATATCAACTGATCTCCACACCAAAACTCTGCAGCATGATAATGACAGAATAGCTGAAGAGACTGATAAAG ACCATGAAGAGCAAAGCAATGTGTTCGGAGAACGGAGAGTTAGCTTGGAAGCAAATGCCAACGAGCCTGAGGAAAAGAACCTAGCTAACGTCATATCAACTGATCTCCACACCAAAACTCTGCAGCATGATAATGACAGAATAGCTGAAGAGACTGATAAAG ACCATGAAGAGCAAAGCAATGTGTCCGGAGAACGGAGAGTTAGCTTGGAAGCAAATGCCAACGAGCCTGAGGAAAAGAACCTAGCTAACGTCATATCAACTGATCTCCACACCAAAACTCTGCAGCATGATAATGACAGAATAGCTGAAGAGACTGATAAAG ATGTTTCGTCTTTGGTTTTCCCTATTGAAGAGCATGAAGAAAAATATGCAGTGAGCCCTATAGCTGTTGAAAAGAGCGTCAGTCGGGAAGCCAGTGCATGTGAATCTGCAGGAAAACCCCTAACTGTCATCTTTTCTAACGATCTCCACACCAAACATCTGCAACATGATTGTGATGTGCTAATTAAGGAGACTGGTGAAG AAGTTTTAGCTCAGGAGAATTGTAATGACCAGCCTGTTCTTGCTCAGACTGACCTAGAAACTAAGTTAAACGATGAACTTGCTGATCTGGCTATGGAATCAGGTTGTAGCATTACTGAAAGGAATGAAGGGCTTGTTGCTCATAATCTTGATCAAGAAG GTTTCCTTGAAGCAACACCAGAGTGCAAACAGGAATGTGGTTTGCCTGAGGAGACAGTAATTTCCTCAAAAGAAACAGGATCTCTGCTGTGTGCAGATCAATCACCAATTGGTCTGGAATCTTTATTTTCGCAAGAAAGCATAGTTGAATCAGTGGGGCATTGTGCACTTGCTTCAGCAACAACTCATACCGAAAATGGCTTTGATGATTCAAAAGATTGCCATAACAAGTCTGCACTTGAAAATGTTCATGTGCCAGAACCTTGTTCACACAATGATACTAAAGGAGGCATTTTTAAAAATGTTGATTGTATGCATACATCCCAGCGAGATGATAGAATGGAAG gagtaccagaggctaacactgaTGAAGAACATGTTCTGTCAGCCTTTTTGCTGGATGCAAATCACCTAAACGT AGTCATTAATTCTGAAGAAGTGGTTTGTGAGGGTGAAGATAGTAAGGAGCTTCTCCATTCGGAAGACTGTAAAGCTTCATCCGAGAAAACAGATGTGAATG ATGGCAATGTATATGGTATTAGTGATGCTGTAGTGAGATGTGCACTGCATGCTCCAGCCGATGATAATTATGAGATTTTTTTGGGTCCCAATACTGATGTACCACGTCAGGTTTATAATGACGGATGCAGTGATGTCAAAGAAGATCGATTTGCTTCCAAACCCTGGACAATTGATATTATTGAGGATGCCTCTGTCAAAGAAAGATCAAATTTAAAAGATTGGCAACTTGATTCCAAGTTGGAGGGCACAGAAATAGTGGAATCTGGCCTTTACTTCAATAAGGATATTGGTAACATTTTACATAGTGGATCTATTGGTGAAATAACTCCATCTGGTTCTGGTTTATCAAAAGATTCATCTGTGGACTATAGAGGGGAGGTTTTAGATGGCTTCTCAATGGAAGCATCTCTTGAAAGGTCTTCTACACGTGGGGAACAAAATGGTTGTAGACTAG ATGCTATTGAGAATCCTTCAATTACTTTAGCAACTTCTGGTTATAAGCATGAAGGTGCTTTATCTGAGGAAGCAGTGTACACAAAGAAGAATTACGCTGGAACATGCTTGTCAAATCCCAGGGAATTAATCATGGAGCTGCAATCCCATTTCTCAAAGGAAAACATAAATGAATCTGATCCTCATGACAGCCTTGTATTCCCAACTGCTGAAAATTCAGCAGATGAACAGCTGGTTAAAGTACACCATGGTTCTAATCTGTCTCAGTTAGGATTAACTGATCTGTTGGATGGACCAATTGGGTGTTCCAATACCGACGTGTTGTGCCAGTGTGACAATcataaaaatcaatccaatgaggACAAGGTAGAGGAAGTTGAGGCGGTGTCTGCTGCTAAATACATAGAAAGTGAAGTTGTGCTGCTCCCATCTCAAGAGAGATCAAATTTGAATAATGAGCAGCTTAACACCAAGTTGGAAAGCCCAAACATTATGGGATCTTGCCTTAACTGTGATAACGATGTTTGTAATACTTCGGACAATGGATCTGTTTTTGTCATTGGTAAAAGAACTCCATCTGCTTCTGGCTTACCAGAAGATTATCCTAAGGATAGTGACTTGCAACAACCGGTTTTAGATAGCTTCTCAGTGGTTTCATCTTTTCAAGACAATATATCTGGGAAGAAAACTGTTTCTGGTGTAGCAG GCAGTGAGATTCTTTCTTTAAGTTTAGCAACTCCTGATTATAAACATGAAGATGGTTTCTCTGAGGAAGCAGTATGCAGAACAAAGAATTATACTGGAACTTCCTCGGTAGATCCGAGGCATTTAGACATGGAGGGGCACTCTATTTACTCTGAGGGAG ATACATACCAAGGTCCTTGTCAAGATCTAGGCAGACATGAAGAACAAGAGAGCTGCATGTCTATTCCTATGCAAGCCAAAGAAAGTGGAG GGGTTTTGAGGTCTAGCCACACGAAAGGGTCAGTTACAGCAGCCCAAATTGATTTGGCAGGTGATGCCCATCTTATTGTGAG TGATAATGCTGCTGCCAAGCAAGTGTTTAGTGAGGAGAAAGAGGAAACaaaatctatctcttcttcagatattgATATCCTTCATGAAAAATCATACTCCAGTGGACACG ATGACCATGCTGCTTGTGCTGCCGAAACTCAGTTCTACCATCCACAGAAAGCATCTATATCTGATGGACTACATTTGGGTCCTAGTTCTTTGCAAGTAGAATCACTGGATGCTTTGGATAGCGATATACTGTATGTTAACACAGGAGTTCTCGAGCAGCATCATAAAGAGGGTTACTATGAACCCAGTGTCTACCAAATCACTTCAGGCATTTGCACAATGTCTGAAGCTGAACCATTCGAAGTTTTAGAAACTGGAAAAGATGTAAAAACGCCATCTAAGCTAGATGAGCAACTTAATCCTGGGTTGGACGGAGATGAAGCTGAGAAACACAGCTTAGACTGTGGTACAGACACCAGTCCTGTGATGAGCAAGAGAACCCTTTCTTCACCAGGATCAG GACCATGCCAGCAGTATGTAAATGAAAGCACCACCAGTACACAGTCGACTGATAATCACCCAAACGACCTACCCGCTCCGAGATCTCCTGAACAATCCGCGTGTTTTCAGAATGACAACGATTCGGGTTCAGTAG GCATTTGTCAAAGCAGCAGGCGAAGAGGTATAGATGAACTTTGCGGTAAGCTGCAGAGTTTCAAAGTTTCCAGCGCCGTAAAAGGAAGCTACGTAGCTATGGGTGCACCTCGTCCGAAGCCTGGGGACAGCACGAGCCGATCTGCAGCCGCGCTGCTCAGGAACATAGAGAACACAACTGCTGTTAAAGCTGGCCGTCCTCCTGTCAAGCCAAACGCCGATGGTAAGGACTCGTCTAGGCGAGCCCTGCAGCCCATAAGCGGAAGGCCTGACAGTAGGTAG